In Synechococcus sp. Nb3U1, one DNA window encodes the following:
- a CDS encoding CSLREA domain-containing protein → MDNPQLGSQGSLGLINRGKQGRMWRWLSLAGSPFVGLLLWVNLAEAATLIVNSAADVVADDGECTLREAIFAANGNIPAGSTPGECAAGELGGDIILFSSEMIGQVVTVFEALPELSEELIIRVAGSTEIDRVTVQREITNPSEFPIFRVAENITATFENLTLRGGRATGYASGGGIGGGSTIVVSNSTFIDNIAGLRGGAVAGRYVSVSGSIFLDNKAAYGGGVGATFSATVTNSSFRGNSALNRGGGVYAQEQTATVTDSTLTNNSASSGGGISAGGVNVARSTLTGNTASNSGGGVYGRVGAAIVESLVTFNVASFSGGGGSADFIRIQDSTLSGNFAGNRGGAAYGLRSVRVINSTLSGNSTNESGGGVSALQSLEVNNSTIVFNRAKQGGGVNFLSVDSFSLDNSIVAGNTNSSGNTPDEIRGTATGSHNLIGDTETSGGLINGSNGNLVGIASEDLGLGPLANNGGFQTGVQAARQTILTHAPQPGSSVINAGDNSLIPAEIEFDQRGVGFPRILNGTVDMGALESELTPPPPTPSPSPPLPMGKPPRPPRPPRPFRDGSLVQGLDWSISLLTSEGERSGVESITLRAQDLKGIAFNFFNGEEATSTDVKICLLLPAPLERLGLSPSDTLLRGALYVEINQQEVEDFALEVVAADTSLPEVCQGSNGNGALVLGLPQGIPALAEGSILLITNPW, encoded by the coding sequence ATGGATAATCCTCAGTTGGGATCCCAGGGATCCCTTGGGCTAATCAATCGGGGCAAACAGGGGAGAATGTGGCGATGGCTAAGTTTGGCCGGCTCCCCTTTTGTTGGACTCTTGCTGTGGGTAAATTTGGCTGAAGCTGCGACTCTTATCGTGAATTCAGCTGCCGATGTTGTTGCGGATGATGGGGAGTGTACTTTACGAGAGGCGATCTTTGCGGCCAACGGCAACATCCCTGCTGGTTCAACTCCGGGAGAATGTGCCGCTGGAGAGTTGGGAGGCGACATCATTCTCTTCAGCAGTGAGATGATTGGCCAAGTGGTGACAGTCTTTGAAGCTCTGCCAGAGCTCAGCGAAGAGCTGATCATTCGAGTGGCTGGGTCTACAGAAATCGACCGGGTTACTGTTCAAAGGGAGATCACAAACCCCAGTGAATTTCCGATTTTTCGAGTGGCTGAGAATATCACCGCTACTTTTGAGAACCTAACCCTTAGAGGTGGTCGAGCAACAGGCTATGCATCTGGAGGAGGGATCGGAGGGGGGAGCACCATCGTTGTTAGCAACAGCACCTTTATCGACAATATTGCTGGGCTTAGAGGGGGTGCGGTTGCGGGTAGATATGTGAGTGTGAGCGGCAGTATCTTCCTCGACAATAAAGCCGCCTATGGCGGTGGGGTTGGGGCCACTTTTTCGGCCACCGTGACCAACAGCTCCTTTAGGGGCAACAGCGCCCTAAATCGAGGGGGAGGGGTTTATGCTCAGGAACAGACAGCAACAGTAACCGATAGTACCCTGACCAACAACAGTGCTTCGAGTGGGGGCGGAATTAGCGCCGGAGGGGTCAATGTAGCTAGGAGCACCCTAACGGGTAATACCGCGTCCAACTCGGGTGGCGGGGTGTATGGCCGAGTGGGGGCCGCAATTGTCGAGAGTCTTGTCACCTTTAACGTTGCGTCTTTTTCTGGAGGGGGTGGCAGCGCCGACTTCATTCGGATTCAGGACAGTACCCTTTCCGGTAATTTTGCCGGAAATCGCGGTGGTGCTGCCTATGGCCTTAGGAGTGTCAGAGTGATCAACAGTACCCTGAGTGGAAACTCCACCAATGAGTCTGGGGGCGGCGTTTCTGCTCTGCAGTCTCTAGAGGTCAACAACAGTACCATCGTATTCAACCGGGCCAAGCAGGGGGGCGGGGTAAATTTCCTGAGTGTTGATTCGTTTTCTCTCGACAACAGTATCGTGGCAGGGAATACCAATAGCAGTGGGAATACTCCCGATGAAATCAGAGGTACAGCGACAGGATCCCATAATTTAATTGGTGATACAGAGACTTCTGGTGGGCTGATCAATGGCAGCAACGGCAATCTTGTCGGCATTGCTTCTGAAGATCTTGGCCTGGGGCCTCTGGCCAATAATGGTGGTTTTCAAACGGGCGTGCAGGCAGCTCGGCAAACGATTCTGACCCATGCTCCGCAGCCGGGGAGTTCTGTGATCAACGCCGGAGATAATTCCCTAATTCCTGCAGAAATTGAATTTGATCAGCGAGGGGTTGGATTTCCGAGAATCTTAAACGGCACCGTCGATATGGGTGCTCTGGAAAGTGAACTCACCCCTCCGCCACCGACCCCTTCTCCATCTCCTCCCTTACCGATGGGTAAACCCCCTCGCCCGCCGCGTCCCCCCCGGCCCTTTCGTGATGGATCTCTTGTTCAAGGTTTGGACTGGAGCATTAGCCTGCTCACCTCTGAAGGTGAACGTTCTGGGGTTGAGTCGATAACGCTAAGAGCCCAGGATCTCAAGGGAATAGCGTTTAACTTTTTCAATGGCGAGGAGGCTACTTCTACAGATGTGAAAATCTGTCTACTGCTGCCAGCCCCTCTAGAGCGTCTTGGGCTCTCCCCTTCAGATACCCTCCTCAGAGGCGCCCTTTACGTGGAAATCAATCAACAGGAGGTTGAAGACTTTGCCCTAGAAG
- a CDS encoding NAD(P)/FAD-dependent oxidoreductase, which yields MKLSSKNLEVALNKTYDVIVAGGGAGGLSAAIYLARYGLSCLVVEKGKGRSFWMQDLRNYLGLAPITPGRELLQQGLDHALSLGVDYLRGFVEDASDEGDHFAVKVKVGKTNSLYPIFHSKYLIAATGIIDHLPQLPDMQNVYDYAGYSLHVCLICDGYEMRDQKAVLIVNSEAQINAAFVLNWFTPYISVLTHGLCSVSSAMREKLYEYGYPLYEAPIRRFCGENHQLSGVDLEDGTHIEATTGLVAMGSQYHNAYLKGILDLNWQGENLLTDEWCRTSHPRLFALGDLKQGLNQVSIAVADGTLAATAIWREIRRATPGRKWEEHLSRATHPQG from the coding sequence ATGAAGTTGAGTAGCAAAAATCTAGAAGTCGCTCTAAACAAAACGTATGACGTGATCGTGGCCGGGGGAGGGGCGGGTGGCCTCTCGGCGGCAATTTATCTGGCCCGTTACGGATTGAGTTGCTTGGTGGTGGAAAAGGGCAAAGGTCGCTCGTTTTGGATGCAGGATCTGCGTAATTATCTGGGTCTGGCCCCGATAACGCCAGGGCGAGAACTGTTGCAGCAGGGCCTGGATCACGCCCTCAGCTTGGGGGTGGACTATTTGCGCGGGTTCGTGGAGGATGCCAGTGATGAGGGGGATCACTTTGCCGTCAAGGTGAAGGTGGGCAAGACCAACAGTCTCTACCCGATTTTTCACAGCAAATATCTGATTGCAGCCACTGGCATTATCGATCACCTGCCGCAGTTGCCTGATATGCAAAATGTTTATGACTATGCAGGTTATTCCTTGCATGTGTGTTTGATCTGTGATGGCTACGAAATGCGGGATCAGAAGGCTGTATTGATCGTCAATTCCGAGGCTCAAATTAACGCCGCTTTTGTGCTCAATTGGTTTACCCCTTATATTTCGGTATTGACCCACGGGTTGTGCTCGGTCAGCTCGGCGATGCGAGAAAAACTCTATGAGTATGGCTATCCCCTCTACGAAGCCCCGATCCGTCGCTTTTGTGGAGAAAACCATCAATTGAGTGGGGTAGACCTGGAAGATGGCACCCACATCGAAGCCACCACCGGCCTTGTGGCGATGGGATCCCAGTATCACAATGCCTACCTAAAAGGGATCCTGGATTTGAATTGGCAGGGGGAGAATCTGCTCACCGATGAGTGGTGTCGTACCTCCCATCCGCGCCTCTTTGCCCTGGGGGATCTGAAGCAAGGCTTGAACCAAGTGTCGATTGCTGTAGCCGATGGCACCCTGGCCGCTACGGCGATTTGGCGGGAGATCCGCCGGGCCACTCCAGGGCGTAAGTGGGAAGAACATCTGAGTAGAGCTACCCATCCGCAAGGCTAA
- a CDS encoding helicase-related protein, giving the protein MAQLEDLTRGTTVKGILPTHNVTVIDAQWHGTDVVELTYKDANGQPHTEILFRDREPTLEIVTAGQPWSFDGDGALLRLVSEAYRIRLAHLFDPLLAVHTSLVEPLPHQITAVYSEMLTRQPLRFLLADDPGAGKTIMAGLLIRELLIRGDLQRCLIVCPGSLAVQWQDELSHKFHLPFEILTNDRIEAARTGNPFAEIPLVIVRLDKLSRDESLQARLRQTDWDLVVVDEAHKLSASFFGGEIKETKRYKLGKLLSTLTRHFLLMTATPHNGKEEDFQLFLALLDGDRFEGRFRDGVHTCDVSDLMRRLVKEDLLKFDGKPLFPERRAHTVQYALSELEAVLYGRVTDYVREEFNRAEALANEGRKGTVGFALTILQRRLASSPEAIYQSLRRRRERLEKRLKEEREPQRYKGSEEDSLWSLCLRGELDEEDLTAEEWESAEEGLVDLATAARTIAELQAEIGRLGELEALALRVRRSGCDRKWEELSRVIQGIFSPQRHKGHEENPLWSLCLGGSSRKLVIFTEHRDTLNYLIHQITTLLGRPEAVVTIHGGMGREERKRSEEAFKQDVTVQVLIATDAAGEGINLQRAHLMVNYDLPWNPNRLEQRFGRIHRIGQTEVCHLWNLVAAETREGEVYLALLKKLEIEQKALGGQVFDVLGKAIAGKELRELLIEAIRYGDRPDVKAKLDQVVSDRLDQARLRELLEERALARDTMDATKVQQIRQEMERAEARKLQPHFIASFFLEAFQRLGSTIRQREPKRYEITHVPAVIRNCDRLIGVGEAILKRYERICFDKELISVPGKPLAAFVCPGHPLLDAVLDLTLERHRDVLRRGAILVDDNDPGEAVRVLVYLEHSIQDARTERDGRRRVVSRRMQYVEIDSTGQTIGAGYAPYLDYRPLEEAEKPLAESALNHLGLRDDIESKATSYAITHLVPQHLQEVRERKEELIDKTIRAVKDRLTKEINYWDQRAAELRLQEQAGKPNAKLNSARAQQRADELADRLQKRLAELEQERKLSPLPPVVVGGALVVPIGLLQRLQGKRESTTSTFARETKRVELAAMAAVMAAERALGYEPQDVSGQKCGYDIESSAGGEGLRLIEVKGRIEGAETVTVTKNEILTALNKPENFILALVQVPMDHSFPEGDAFRVKTTSGTYAVPGEGCIVRYVRQPFQREPDFGASSVNYEWRELWERGGEPQRHKEH; this is encoded by the coding sequence ATGGCTCAACTCGAAGATCTCACCCGTGGTACTACCGTCAAAGGCATCCTGCCGACTCACAACGTTACCGTGATTGATGCGCAGTGGCATGGCACTGATGTGGTTGAGCTGACCTATAAGGATGCAAACGGTCAACCTCACACGGAGATCCTGTTTCGCGATCGCGAACCCACCCTGGAAATTGTTACCGCAGGGCAACCCTGGAGCTTTGATGGGGATGGGGCGTTGCTGCGGCTGGTGTCCGAAGCCTATCGCATTCGGCTGGCGCACTTATTTGATCCGCTGCTAGCGGTGCATACTTCGTTGGTGGAACCCTTGCCCCACCAGATCACGGCAGTGTATAGCGAGATGCTGACCCGTCAGCCTCTGCGGTTTCTCCTGGCGGATGATCCGGGTGCGGGGAAAACCATCATGGCGGGACTGTTGATCCGGGAATTGCTGATTCGGGGGGACTTACAACGGTGCCTGATCGTGTGTCCGGGGAGTTTGGCAGTGCAGTGGCAGGATGAGTTGTCGCACAAGTTTCATCTGCCTTTTGAGATTCTGACCAATGACCGGATTGAAGCGGCTCGGACGGGAAATCCCTTTGCTGAGATACCGCTGGTCATTGTCCGCTTGGACAAGCTCAGTCGCGATGAGAGTTTACAAGCCAGGCTCAGGCAAACGGATTGGGATTTGGTGGTGGTGGATGAGGCGCACAAACTATCGGCCTCGTTTTTTGGCGGTGAAATTAAGGAAACGAAGCGTTATAAGTTGGGTAAGTTGTTGTCAACACTGACCCGCCATTTCCTGCTGATGACGGCAACGCCTCACAACGGCAAGGAAGAGGATTTTCAGCTTTTTCTGGCACTGCTGGATGGCGATCGCTTTGAGGGGCGATTCCGAGATGGGGTACATACCTGCGATGTGTCGGATTTGATGCGGCGATTGGTGAAGGAGGATCTGCTGAAGTTTGACGGCAAACCGCTGTTTCCAGAGCGGCGGGCACATACGGTGCAGTATGCCTTGTCGGAGTTGGAGGCGGTGCTGTATGGGCGAGTGACGGACTATGTGCGGGAAGAGTTTAATCGGGCAGAAGCACTGGCAAATGAGGGGCGCAAGGGGACGGTAGGGTTTGCGTTGACCATTTTGCAGCGGCGGTTAGCCTCGTCACCGGAGGCGATTTATCAGTCGTTGCGGCGAAGAAGGGAGCGATTGGAGAAGCGGTTGAAAGAGGAGAGGGAACCACAAAGGTACAAAGGATCCGAAGAAGACTCTTTGTGGTCTTTGTGTCTTCGTGGTGAGTTAGATGAGGAGGATTTGACGGCGGAAGAATGGGAGTCTGCGGAGGAAGGGCTGGTGGATCTGGCGACGGCAGCGCGGACGATCGCGGAGCTTCAGGCGGAGATTGGGCGATTGGGGGAATTGGAGGCGCTGGCGCTGCGGGTGCGGCGGAGTGGGTGCGATCGCAAGTGGGAGGAGTTGTCGCGGGTGATTCAGGGGATTTTTTCACCACAAAGGCACAAAGGACATGAAGAAAACCCTTTGTGGTCTCTGTGTCTTGGTGGTTCGTCGCGCAAATTGGTAATCTTTACCGAACATCGGGACACGCTGAACTACCTGATCCATCAGATTACCACCCTACTGGGACGACCGGAGGCAGTGGTGACGATTCACGGGGGGATGGGGCGGGAGGAGCGTAAGCGATCGGAGGAGGCGTTTAAGCAGGACGTGACGGTGCAGGTTTTGATTGCGACGGATGCGGCGGGGGAAGGGATTAACCTGCAACGGGCGCATTTGATGGTGAACTATGATCTGCCCTGGAACCCGAATCGGTTGGAGCAGCGGTTTGGGCGGATTCACCGGATTGGACAGACCGAAGTCTGCCATCTTTGGAACCTGGTGGCGGCGGAAACCCGCGAGGGGGAGGTGTATCTGGCGCTGCTCAAGAAGTTGGAGATTGAGCAAAAAGCCCTCGGTGGCCAGGTGTTTGATGTGTTGGGGAAGGCGATCGCAGGTAAGGAATTGCGAGAACTGCTGATTGAAGCGATCCGCTATGGCGATCGCCCCGATGTCAAAGCCAAGCTAGATCAGGTGGTGAGCGATCGGCTTGACCAGGCTCGTCTGCGGGAGTTACTGGAGGAACGCGCCCTCGCACGGGATACGATGGATGCGACGAAGGTTCAGCAGATCCGCCAGGAGATGGAGCGAGCGGAAGCCCGCAAACTCCAGCCCCATTTCATTGCCTCCTTTTTCCTGGAAGCCTTCCAGCGATTGGGCAGTACGATTCGACAGCGGGAACCCAAACGCTATGAAATTACCCATGTGCCGGCGGTCATTCGCAATTGCGATCGCCTCATTGGAGTGGGTGAAGCTATCTTAAAACGGTATGAGCGAATCTGTTTTGACAAGGAACTGATCAGTGTGCCTGGCAAACCGCTGGCGGCTTTTGTCTGTCCGGGGCATCCCCTCCTGGATGCGGTGCTTGACTTGACCTTAGAGCGTCATCGGGATGTGCTGCGGCGGGGGGCCATCCTGGTAGATGACAATGATCCGGGGGAGGCGGTCCGGGTGTTGGTGTATTTGGAGCATTCGATTCAGGATGCGCGCACCGAACGAGATGGGCGGCGGCGGGTCGTCTCGCGTCGAATGCAATATGTCGAAATTGACAGCACAGGTCAGACCATTGGCGCTGGTTATGCCCCCTATCTCGACTATCGACCATTAGAGGAAGCAGAAAAGCCTTTGGCAGAATCGGCGCTGAATCATTTGGGTCTTCGCGATGATATTGAAAGCAAGGCGACCAGCTACGCCATTACCCACTTGGTTCCCCAGCACCTCCAGGAAGTCCGGGAGCGCAAGGAAGAACTCATTGACAAAACCATTCGAGCGGTCAAAGATCGCTTGACCAAGGAGATCAACTATTGGGATCAACGCGCCGCTGAACTCCGCCTGCAGGAACAGGCCGGAAAGCCCAATGCCAAGCTCAACTCTGCTAGAGCACAGCAACGCGCAGATGAGTTAGCCGATCGCTTGCAAAAGCGTCTGGCTGAGTTGGAGCAGGAACGCAAGCTGTCCCCTCTACCGCCAGTGGTTGTCGGTGGGGCGCTGGTAGTGCCGATCGGGCTTTTGCAACGGTTACAAGGAAAACGGGAATCGACAACCAGTACCTTTGCCAGGGAAACCAAGCGAGTTGAGCTTGCTGCAATGGCCGCAGTTATGGCCGCAGAACGGGCGTTGGGGTATGAACCACAGGATGTGAGCGGCCAGAAATGTGGTTATGACATTGAATCCTCGGCTGGGGGTGAGGGACTTCGATTGATTGAGGTGAAGGGCCGGATCGAAGGGGCAGAGACAGTTACTGTCACTAAAAACGAAATTCTGACGGCGCTCAATAAACCCGAGAACTTTATTTTGGCGCTGGTGCAGGTGCCGATGGATCACAGTTTTCCAGAGGGGGATGCGTTTAGAGTAAAGACGACTTCGGGCACCTATGCCGTACCGGGCGAGGGGTGCATTGTGCGCTATGTGCGGCAGCCGTTTCAGCGAGAGCCAGATTTTGGGGCCAGTAGCGTGAACTACGAATGGCGGGAACTATGGGAACGGGGGGGTGAACCACAAAGACACAAAGAACACTAA
- a CDS encoding type II toxin-antitoxin system HicB family antitoxin → MKLKIIVHEAEEGGYWAEVPAIPGCATQGDSFEELLENLYEAIEGCLSVDIEMLSASEKSRVMEIAV, encoded by the coding sequence ATGAAGTTAAAAATTATTGTTCATGAGGCGGAAGAAGGGGGCTACTGGGCAGAAGTGCCTGCCATTCCAGGATGTGCGACGCAAGGAGATAGCTTTGAAGAGTTGCTCGAAAATCTTTATGAGGCGATCGAGGGTTGTTTGTCCGTGGACATCGAAATGCTTTCAGCTTCAGAGAAGAGCCGAGTGATGGAAATTGCGGTATGA
- a CDS encoding type II toxin-antitoxin system HicA family toxin, translating into MKSILGKQFAKILERKEWQLIQVQGSYHIYTKPGESVRISIPIHGNKDLKIGLLHYFMKQAHLSEADLE; encoded by the coding sequence ATGAAATCCATTTTGGGCAAGCAGTTTGCCAAGATTTTGGAGCGTAAGGAATGGCAATTAATTCAGGTACAGGGCAGCTATCACATTTACACAAAGCCCGGTGAGTCAGTCCGCATCTCTATCCCAATCCACGGCAATAAAGACCTCAAAATCGGACTACTCCACTATTTTATGAAACAAGCCCACCTCTCAGAAGCTGATCTTGAATAA
- a CDS encoding type II toxin-antitoxin system PemK/MazF family toxin, protein MSSQFEQFDLVVVPFPFTDRTATKRRPALVLSDLAAFNTLLDRSVLAMITTSTHSSWPLDVQIQDLASTGLQAPSIIRMKLFTLDHALVLRKIDKLTSQDAASVEAALQQLFKLPQS, encoded by the coding sequence ATGAGCAGCCAGTTTGAACAGTTTGATCTCGTTGTCGTGCCCTTTCCATTCACAGATAGAACAGCGACTAAACGCAGACCCGCTCTGGTATTGTCAGACCTGGCTGCATTCAACACGCTGCTTGATCGCAGTGTCTTGGCGATGATTACCACATCAACCCATAGCTCCTGGCCTTTAGACGTACAAATTCAGGATTTAGCATCCACCGGCCTACAAGCACCTTCCATCATTCGGATGAAGTTATTTACTCTGGATCATGCCTTGGTGCTGAGAAAAATCGATAAACTCACGAGCCAAGATGCTGCCTCTGTGGAAGCTGCTTTGCAGCAGTTATTCAAGTTACCTCAGTCCTAA